The genomic segment TTTACAAAATAATTTGTCCTACTGTCACGACACCTTTATAGAAGTAGCATAATCAGCTACAACATTCAGTTTATTAGCTGTGGGCACGATAAACTTTACTCACTTTCATTCTTTAAAACAGAAGCCCAACTCGTGTAAATCTACAGATTGCAGTCACCATGGTCATGAAATAAAACTTAGACGTATGGGAGACCTTTAGAGTACATGTTTGAGAAACACAGTGTgggtgttgttttgtttgcaggatGCACATGCAGTTTCACATGTGCTTTTTTTAGTGAAGTACTGTTCATAGTGTAATAAAATGAAACTGTGGCTTTTACCATTAGTGCCAGGCTATCGCAAGGAATCTGAGCTTCATAAGCAGATAAGGTAAAACGAAAAAATAAACCTGCCATAAGGTTTcacagaatttaaaagaaaaatcattaaagGCCATTTCATCGTtggtcatttattttatatatcaGTAAACAAATATACGGACATACATatgtgcaaaacacattttttgacaaATCAGTAATCAAAAGGATTTTAATACAGGGAATCCACCTTCATCGCACATTGCGTTGTTGTTGGTCTATTTAATATAAATGAGGAAAAACGGATTATCTCATATTGCAACTAAATGAGATGCAAACTTAAATTTGGATGGAAGTTTAATATTTCTGACTATTTCCCTGCTGATTTGAAAGGGGGAATGATAACCACTGAGGAAGGAGTAGTAGTCTCTGAGTAGTAGAAATGTCATCCTGATGATACTGTACTTGGTGACGGAATGGTCAACTGGCAAACTACATGTGATAAAATCCCAGTTTTTGGTGCCGTAATTGAACTCATCACATGAAATGATGAACATCAAAAATTGAATTGATCCCAATAacaagaattatttttttagcCCAAATTAATATATCTGATACCTCTGTGCCATAGAGCTCTATTGTCCCAAAactattacacacacatatattaacCCACAGCGTTACACCAGGTGGCACATACCTCTAATAGCCTGTGCACTGTAGGTTATTTTAAGTCAAACCTATAAACACTATTCCGCTGCTGTAAATAATCGCGGCAAATATTTATTAATCAGCAGCTGGAAAGAGTCCTCAACAAATGTACTGCTTACTTGTTAAGAGTAACATTTAGTAAAAAACTAGTGTCCAGctgttgaaattatttattttcacattgaaCGGATCTGTAGCCTTGTTCTAGAGTTATGCATGAGTAGGTACGACTTCATTCAAGAGTCTATTTTCAAAGTTGGGCCCAAGTGCTTATTTGGGAAAGCTCACGAAATTCAAATCATAGCTTGTCATGACTTACAATGGCGTTGTTGATAAATCTGTGACAAGCTTTGATAAATATAGCAGCACTGATGTTCAGGACTTTCCTCTGTATGTCATGTCTGTCACCGTGTGTCTTCAGATGGCGCACTGCTCCTCTGTCGCACGGTTGGAACAGTAGTCCTGGATACCTGGCGGAGCAGAGACGAGACAGTTATGACGGTGATGAAGTGGTATTTTAGATGAAGATTTCCAAGGACACATGCAGTATATACCTCTGTTGTTTATgatcctcgtgtgtgtgtgtgtgaaacaaaaaattaGCCCAGAACAAATTGTCTGTTAAACAAACCCACTGTTGATTCCTCAACATTAATCTCATGCTGCAAGCAGAGTTATTGAATTTAGTTACAaacctctttcttcctctttagTCGACTGGTTCCTATTTGTTGCGTGATCACTTCTTCTTTCATTATATTTAATCTGGAATTGGGTACCACTTAAACCACCCAGTCATCAAAAATGAGAGACTTCTATGGAAGCCCCACAATATATTTCTGCATCAGACTTCCTCAGTGAGGATTCTATCACAATAGAAGCCAACGCTATGACGTAAAAGGAGAACAAATGGACACGGGGCATGTCTGTGTATGCGTGCGTTGTGTATAGATTCCTGTGAACACTCACTCTGCACAATTCTCAGGTAgacttcagcagcaggagagtcGGGCACTTCACTGAGGAAAGATTTGCCCTCATCACAGCTCCGTGCTATCCTCGGGTCTAGAGGTACCTTTCCTAAGAGAGGTAGATTTAGATCCGCACACATTTGCTCAGCACCGCCGCTGGTGGGAGGGAAGATTTGTGATGTGTTCTGCAAAAGAGAAGTCAAGAAAAAACTCTAAGTTATGTATGCATTTTCAGATTCTACCGAGACTAAATTACAAAAGATCTATACTGCTTTCCACATGTTGAGCCACAGGTTACATCCATACTattacgtttttgttttaaaacaaaaaacatttccgtccacacaagcgttttagctccatatcagaagtgatctccgtccacactaacATCCCTGAAAAAAGGAATtcatgtgaccattcacgtacactgggcatgtgcacCTGTGTAAAGAGTtagcagattgtctactctgcagtcgaTAGCTTGGCtacagaaaaaaccccaaataacGAGAAAccgcaatggtgaaaagtaagagcaagGATTTATTGTCTTGAAGCGATGACAAGGTGGAACGGTTGCTTTCAACGCTGGTAGTAGAGTTGTGACAAATGGGAACTGATCAGGTATGCAGGTGACTGAATCGTGTCAGTTGTTGCCCGTCCAGAATACAAaacttttcaaactaaaatggggcgagcagtgtttccaaacatctccatTTTAGGCGCTCGGACACTCTGAAGCAGTGTGGTCAATGTAGTAGCAGTGATGCAAAAACATGTGTGGATGTCGCAACATGCAGCCAGACGTTCCTCACCCCTGCTGCTTCAACAGTTTGTGTACCGTTACTGTACTGTTTTCAATCATTTTGACTGTAAGCGTGTTGGGTTGTCGCATGTTCGTGAATCTGTCAGAGACCTTGCATTTAGGGCAGACGAAGCCGCTCATGTTCTCCACAACTCCAATGATTGGCAGCTTGACTTTCTGACAAAATCTGATCTCCTTTCGCACATCCTGCAACGACACCTcctagagagagagggggagagaaagagaaaggtgaAGAAgcaaagggagggagaagacAGACATGTCAGCAGACGGGGAGGGAAATAGAGCAAAGAGAAAGGATGAGTTAAAATTGGTTTTTCTGCCTTATTCCTTCGGAGAAAAGCTGTTAAATGAGCTCCCACAGATAAGTGTAGAAAAATTTGagtatgaacaaaaaaaacttgatatAAAAACTTTATATCAAGAGTTCGGAAAGCTCTACAAACAGACTTTTAGGTAATTCCCACTTTTGAGGTGGTTAGTTATTGGTTGAATGAGACCTGAAGGAATGAGGAAGTGAATCTACTGCTGTCTGAACACACTGATGGTGTACTTATCTATGTATCAGGGAATGTTTTTGTTCGAATCAAGAGCAGAAAAACATCCACTTTGACTTTTATTGGGTTCTTTGTgaacaaatgatgaaatgcTGAATTATAACTGCGTGACGGTTCGTGTCAACACCCTGTGGTCACCGTGGCATAGATGTATTATGGGCTTATGATAAAATAGCATCCTTTGTCGGTTGCCACTTGATacaaacattttgtgaaataaaggCAGGTTATCTCACTTCCCCTGGTTCACTTTGGTTTCCAAAACGACTCTGGCTCATCAAGATGTCACCTAATAAACTTCAGACGGTTATGTTTTCTACGATGAGATGGCAGGTTAGGTCCACATGGACCACGTTTGTGCAGCTGTGCTGCAAAGTGGGGCAGTGCAGCTCCTTTACAGTCATatgggggttttgttttgcgTTTCTTCCAAGCAGATTTGCAGTTTTTAGTTTCTGTAAGTGCTCTTGGTTTTTCAGATGACTTCCACAGTTCCCCTTAATGGCTATTATCTTAATGCCTTTTAAGACAGTGGGAATTTAAAGATGGAAGCACTTCAATGTATTGTATACTCTCTCCTGCTTTGTAGACAGTTTGCTTCTTTTTCACATCATCAGTTGCTCAGAGAATGTTGCCAGaggtttttaaaagacaaagaattGTAAGAGACATATAATCCAAACAAACCACTTATGGCTGAATGAGTTCAACAAGTTCAGGGGCTTTACAAGAAGGAAAGTGTCCgaacttgatttttttattgtagtatTTAAGTTCACGATATGAAAAGTAATAGTGCCTTAACATCCCAAGGAAAGTATTTCTGTGCTGCAAAGATTCTATTGACTTATTTTCACtccaaaaatcaacaaaatgtgtaattttgaAAGTGGTCCCACTTTTTTCTCAATCTACCCACAATTACTTTCTACTCGCCCCCAACAATAGTTGGTACCTTGGTGCATTCATCTGAGGAttagagagagaacagttgcaGCAGTAGGGGTGTGACGTGTTTTCCAGTTGAGATTAAGTGATAAAATTCTCTAGTTTTTAGTAAAGAAAttacaacaaaaccaaaactgaaGCAGAGACAAGACAAGAGCAAGAGCAATGTTGCGTTTTGAGTAAGTGGACTGATTCTTGTTTTCAATCCAACCGGCAGATCTTGTTTGTTGTCCGTTAATCTCGTTGTAGcttttactttcattatcaCTTTCATTATTACTCTAGATTCACATTAAGAACCAGCAACTTAATGAACAAACAGCTCCAGGTGTTTGAGATCCATTCTGTAGGAAATCACCAACTCAagttcaagtcttcttcaaagtAGATAAAAAACAATAAGTGAGAAAGTACTTTCCATTTACAGTTGCTGTGAATGTTATAAATGTTAGCTACTGCAATAACTGTCATCGGTTATGTATGagcgtatgcgtgtgtgtgtgtgtgtacctgaggTGTGGTGATAATGACAGCTCCATCAACATGGGTGGAGCTGAGGTACTGGACAATTGATAGGTGCTCGTCAGAGGTGCCAGGGGGCGTGTCCAAAATGAGATAATCCAGCTCCCCCCAGTCAACGTCCCTCAAAAACTGCTTGATCATCCCTGATGGAGATGAAATGCACAGTGGCATGTTGAAAAAgtaacacgcacacgcacacacacacacacacacacacacacacacacacacacacacacacacacacacacacacacacacacacacacacacacacacacacacacacacacacacaccattcttCTTGGGTCCTCTCCAGATCACAGCATCATCTGGGCTACCGAGCAGGAAGCCAATAGACATCACCGCCAGGTTGTCCTCCACATACTGCAAGAAATACATGGTATTTACAATATATTCCCAGTAATTTTCCATTAAACAATACAAgcagtggttttttttattgaattgtttGAATTGACTCACCACAGGTGACCAGCCTGAGCCACTCTGGTGAACCTGCACACAAGACAACAGATTATATACCAACCCCCGAAATCAGAGCTTGATCAAAGAAGTACACACAATTAAATGGGATAATAAATACTATAAGTGGGGGAGAAAAAGTTAACAGTGAATACTGTGAGAATCACAGTCTGGGCTGCTGAAATGGAGAACACGAACACCATCCATAGCAAAGCTTTGTGATAGTCACTAATTACCAAATATATGTCTTTTACAtatactattatatatatatatatatatatatatatatatatatatatatatatatatatatatatatatatatatatatatttattcccATAAACTTAGCCTCAACTTACTTGTTCTCCCTCCAAGCCCATGATCCTAGGGATGGATGGACCACAGATATCTACATCCAACAGTGCAACCTAAAAACacaagaggggagagaaagcagaaaaaaatacctAAGCTCAGTTTCCTAATAAGGCACAAATGTCTACAATGACTGACAGTGAGGATGCTGACTACTTGACATTTCTAAAAGGCTGTACATTGAggatcagagaggaggaggacagtggCTGAAAAGGCTGTAATTACAGTCTTTGTAATACAGCAGCACTGTATGTAGCTGAATGTGGTTTTACATGGAAGTAGTTTTACGGTTCAGTTCTACTCATATGTAGTAGCACACACCTCTGTGAGTTCCATCCTACAACAGCCAAGGTCTATCGTTCACTGTAAGCTGTTGTCGTATGTCATACACCGCAACTGACTTATCATACAGTAAGTTCAACTATAAACTCAAACTTGCAGGGGGATACAATGCAGCTGCATACTGAGTTGGACCTGATCCCTGTCTCAAAACAAAACTTGACCACAGTTACTGAATACAGCAGCTGAACTCGGTATATGATGACGCAACCTTATGAGGTCTGTCACGCTCACTGGACTGAAAGGAATTCTGCACAACAAAGTTGTACATTAACTTGGAAAATGGTAATTAAGACTAGGTTGGGTTTATAATTTAACAGTTCACAGAACACAAATTTTTAGGGtgctaaagaaaagaaaattgaaatacCTCTGGAACCATATGAGCTTGTTGCCACATTTCATTATCACAGatacattttatcttttaacatTAACCATCCTCATGTCTTACCTGCCGCCGTTACTGTCTTTGCAGGACATATGCTGGTGCGTCAATTCATAAAGAACGTGGTTGTGATGAATTGACGTCTTCAGTTTGTCATATAACCAAAAACCCTCTGTCTTGATGCTGATGTGTCTtcttttaaaagtaattatataatttaattaatgATAAATGTAATAGTGTTGCCCTGATGAGATTTTACATGTTAAAAGATAACTTAATAATGTGACTTGCTTGTTTTGCTTGTTGGACTAAACTGCAAGCTGGTGTCTCACCGATTTGCATGGCCACACATGAAAAACGAAAATATTACCTCCTTTGTGCCGTCACTTGCCAGAGCGTGAGCCAGGTGAGCACTGAAAGTGCTCTTCCCCACTCCTCCTTTTCCGGACAAAATCAGGATCTTGTGTTTGACTGCCGACAGCTTCACTGCTATCTCTTCTAtggctgagaggagagacagtgggGAGGAGTGGAAGGATGATGATGTATGAAGCTGCACAATAAGACTATACAATTCAAATGCTCTAATCCCATATGTATTTGTTGAAATGTGTAGCCcttaacatactgtacatggcaAATTACCATAATACTGTATCAATATGTGAAAGAAGGCCTTACCAGGATCAGGGGCCTTGGTGGCTCCAGAAGCACACAGCGTCTGGTTGGGGCAGCCCTGACATGACTCTGACTTCCCTGCTTGGTCACTCGCTGTGCCTGGGCAATCTGAAAGGATAAAATAGAGTCCAGTTGGTGTGTTAGTCAAACGTTTGAAAATTATCAGATGCCAGTTAATGTTCTGGGTCTGGTACAGGCAACTAAATCAAGTCTGCTGTTGAactacttttttaaaaacctcattatttgtttgttttttgctgacgTTTCCAAATACATTGAACAATGTAGTCGGTGAATTCTGGGGAAATGTGTATAAGATGTTGCACGTGACATTTGGACAATTTGGACTGGTGCAGTCATCGTAAACATTAAGTTCTGGGTTTGGAGGTTTAACCCTAAAACTTCAGTTCAGAGATGGATGAGATCATTTTAAGGAGGGAAGCAAGTGAACAAATGAATGTTGCAGAAGAACATGATCAAATGTCCTGTGGTATTTTATTGCACCATCATTTTATGCCATTTAACTAGTCCTCTGTACTTATTAGATTAGTTATTATTGTTCAAGCAGAAATAACCAACGTGTACAGCGGCATTAATCCACAGACGTTTttctaattaaaataaataaaaaataataggTGCGTCACTGGACTTCAGAACTCAATAAAGGAACTGTTATTATTAGCTAAGTAAAAACATGCTAGCACTGCACTTCCGGGTGTGAGTATTACAAATGATAAACCAAcctggatgtaaaaaaaaataacatggtgTGGTTGGTGTTGTCAAGAGTAACCGAAACGTTGAtggaaaaatacacaacacaaccaTGTTACAAAACGCCACATCGTGCACCGACTCTAATATCCTGTAGCTAAACgtacacatttatttaactttttaaaactcaCGTTCAGGAGCATTATCAGGTACGTCTGCCATCTTTACACGGATGTCTCACCGCTAAAGTCTTCCCCCTTCTATGGTTCCGGATACGCACAACACGAAACTCCAGTTGCC from the Scophthalmus maximus strain ysfricsl-2021 chromosome 17, ASM2237912v1, whole genome shotgun sequence genome contains:
- the nubp1 gene encoding cytosolic Fe-S cluster assembly factor nubp1 isoform X2, translating into MADVPDNAPEHCPGTASDQAGKSESCQGCPNQTLCASGATKAPDPAIEEIAVKLSAVKHKILILSGKGGVGKSTFSAHLAHALASDGTKEVALLDVDICGPSIPRIMGLEGEQVHQSGSGWSPVYVEDNLAVMSIGFLLGSPDDAVIWRGPKKNGMIKQFLRDVDWGELDYLILDTPPGTSDEHLSIVQYLSSTHVDGAVIITTPQEVSLQDVRKEIRFCQKVKLPIIGVVENMSGFVCPKCKNTSQIFPPTSGGAEQMCADLNLPLLGKVPLDPRIARSCDEGKSFLSEVPDSPAAEVYLRIVQSIQDYCSNRATEEQCAI
- the nubp1 gene encoding cytosolic Fe-S cluster assembly factor nubp1 isoform X1, with translation MVVLCIFPSTFRLLLTTPTTPCYFFLHPDCPGTASDQAGKSESCQGCPNQTLCASGATKAPDPAIEEIAVKLSAVKHKILILSGKGGVGKSTFSAHLAHALASDGTKEVALLDVDICGPSIPRIMGLEGEQVHQSGSGWSPVYVEDNLAVMSIGFLLGSPDDAVIWRGPKKNGMIKQFLRDVDWGELDYLILDTPPGTSDEHLSIVQYLSSTHVDGAVIITTPQEVSLQDVRKEIRFCQKVKLPIIGVVENMSGFVCPKCKNTSQIFPPTSGGAEQMCADLNLPLLGKVPLDPRIARSCDEGKSFLSEVPDSPAAEVYLRIVQSIQDYCSNRATEEQCAI